CTATTCTCAGTTAATGTTTCTCTCATCAAAAGACCTCTACAAATTTTTATATTTAATGCCTAAACCCTGCTCATCTGCGTCGTTATACCAACTTCTATCTTTAAGATCAAAATCTTTCCTAAGGGGGTGTTTTTTGAAAAAATCAGGCATTAAAATACGTCTCAAATCTGGATGTCCTATAAATTTTATACCAACCATATCGTATTGCTCTCTCTCTAAAAACATAGCTGATTTATATAGATCTGTCACTGTTTCTATATTTTCATCTTTTAAAGGGACTTTTAATAGAACCCTTATATTGTTAGTAATTGAATATTGGTTATAAACAACCTCAAAGGGATA
The genomic region above belongs to Deferribacterota bacterium and contains:
- a CDS encoding NADH-quinone oxidoreductase subunit C, with amino-acid sequence MNFDEICNVIRKDITEDFTSYVQFGCNFLVTSRNCFKDIIKKLRDSFTFEYLVDIVGVHYPDNSKYPFEVVYNQYSITNNIRVLLKVPLKDENIETVTDLYKSAMFLEREQYDMVGIKFIGHPDLRRILMPDFFKKHPLRKDFDLKDRSWYNDADEQGLGIKYKNL